GGGTTGATCAGCGTGAGTTCGACATAGTCGCCTTCGTGCACGACCATCAGCGGGCCCGGCACCGAGCCATTGAAGGTCATGGCGTTGATTTCCGTTCCGTCGCCGTCGATCACGAGTTTCTTTTCCTGAATGGTCATCGTGAATTCAACGATACGGGGACCGGTCTTGGCCACCTGATCATGGGCATGGACGAAAGGCGGCTTGACGAGCTCCACCTTCACCTTCACGCGCGGCAAGGTCGAGATGTCGACCGGCGGAGTGGCCGCCGCGGCCGCGGGCGCCGCCTGCGCCGTCGCCGTCTGCAGGAGTGGCGTCAAGGCGCCTGCGAAAGCCGCGCCGGCAAGAACCGTCCTGCGAGTCATCTGAAGTTGTTCACTCATCATCGCTCTCCTTGGGCGTGATCGCGACACCGGAATTGTTGTCCTAAGATCACGCCAATATTCAACGTGTTACGGTTGCCATTGCCCCCACGGCCGGCTCACCGTTGCTTTGACCGCTCTTTTTTCAGCGTTCGTATTCCAAGTAGAACCAGATGCCACCGACATCTTTGTCTTGGAACAAACGTTTCTTGGCGCCGTCCATATTTTGGGAAATTCCCCTGCGCACTTTGTCGCACCCCCACCAATACTTGCGATTTGGCAAAGCGCGCCAATACTTGCGTTTTCGCAAAGAATGGACCTCCCCCCATGGTACTCGGTGCCATCTCGATATCGTTCGGGATCCCCGCAGACAGGATCGGACAATGTTTCATATGCGCAGCAAATCGCCGCCCCGTGGGGGCATACCGCGCGGGCTTGCCACTACCGGGCCCGTCCTTTTCTCCTATGGCTTCAGGCCGTTCTTTCTCGGGGCAGGCCTCTGGGCCATCGGCGCGATGGCCGCGTGGATCGCCGCACTGACCTCGGGCATCGATATCGCGGGGAGTTATGGTGCCGCGCACTGGCATGCCCATGAAATGTTGTTCGGCTTCTCGTCCGCCGTGCTCGCCGGCTTCCTCCTGACGGCGGTTCCGAACTGGACCGGCAGGCTTCCCGTGTCGGGTCTGCCGCTCGCCGGGCTCTTCGGCCTCTGGCTCGCGGGCCGGCTGGCGCTGCTCGCAACCGATCTGCTCGGGCTGACACTGGCGGCTGTGATCGAAGCACTGTTTCTTCCGACGCTACTGGCGATCTGCGCGCGCGAGGTGATCGCGGGACGGAAATGGAAGGACCTGAAGGTCGTCGGCGGATTGGTGTTGCTGTCGTGCGCCAACGTCCATTTCCACCTCGCCGTGCTAACCGAAGCCAACGTCGATACGGCGGCAAGGCTGGCGATCGGGGCATATGTCATGCTGATCATGATCGTCGGGGGACGAATTCTGCCGAGCTTCACGCGCAATTGGCTCAACAAGCTCGACCGTACTGATTTTCCGACGCCCTATAATCGCTTCGACATGGTCGCCATCCTGGCGGGCATCGCGGCGCTCGCCTCCTGGGTGCTGGCGCCGGAGCATCTCCTGACCGCCGCAATCGCGACGGTCGCATCCTTGCTGCATATTGCCCGCCTGTTTCGCTGGCGCGGCTGGACGACCTACCCCGAGAAGCTGCTCGTGGTGCTGCACGTCGCCTACGCCTTCGTGCCGCTCGGATTCGCCGGGATTGCCGCGGGCGCGCTCGGCGCACTCGGGGAATACCCGGTGATGCACATCCTGACTGTGGGCGTCATCGCGTGCATGATGCTGGCGGTGATGACGCGCGCAAGCCGCGGACACACCGGCCGGCCGTTGACGTCGTCGCCGATCACCAACGCATCCTACGCGGCGATCATCGGAGCGGCGCTGCTGCGGCCTTTCGCGGAAGTCGTGCCGTCCTATTACCACGTCCTGGCCGCCATATCGGGCGCCTTGTGGATAGGCGCATTCATGCTGTTCTGCCTGGAATACGGGCCGATGCTGGTGCTCAACCGCCGCTCGCCGCGCGGCGCAGCCTGAGATCCGCACCAAGCCGACATCGGGAGCCCGGCCGAAGGAACCTCGGCTAGGCTCTTACTGTTTGAGGCGCAGCAGCGCCTTCCGCGCCTCCTCGGCCAGGGGGTGGTCCGGGTGGCGGCGAATGAAGCGTTCATAGGCCTCGACCGTGTTCTTCGCCTTCACCCGCTCGAACTCGGACCTGACGGCTGCCTCGGGATCCGGAGGCTTCTGCATCTCTACTCCGCCTGCTTTCGTCGCACCTTGCACCGAGGTCGACAGGCCGATCGCCAGAATCGCCAAGCCGACCTGTTTCAGTAATCCGCGGAGGGCCACAAAAATGTCTCCAATTTTAACCATCGGCTTATAAGAATCGTATCTCGCGGCGGCTATTGTCCCGGACGCGAGCTTCCAGGCTTTACAGCGCCGCGCGACTTATCAGACGCGCAAAGGACGCTGTAGCACCTTCAAGTGCTGCATGTTTGCTTAAGTCGGCGACGATTCAAGCAAACATGCGGTAGACGCCATTACGTCAAGAGTGGGAATTTGCATGAGCGGAACGGCCAAATCCATCAAAATTGTGAAGCCAAGCGGGAACAGCCTGATTGACGGGGTGCTCTCGAACGTGGCGTGGAACGGCACGATTACCTATGCCTTTCCCACAGCTACCAGCAGCTACAGCTACAGCGGGGAAAAGAACAGCGGCTTTGCCGCCGTATCGGCCGCCCAGAAAAACGCCGCACTTTTCGCGATGGAACAATCCTTCGGTTCCGCCGCCAATGACGGCTTCTCGGTCGAGGGCTTCACCAACGCCAGCCTCGCCCTCGGCAGCGCCAACAACGCGACAGTCCGTTTCGCGCAGTCGAAGGTGCCGAGCACGGCCTACGCCTATTATCCGGGTAGCAATGCCGAAGCCGGTGACGTCTGGTTCGGCACCGCCTATGCGGGCACCGTCAACGACTATCGCACGCCGGTCGCTGGAAACTACGCCTGGCATACGCTGCTGCATGAGCTTGGCCACGCACTCGGCCTGTCGCACGGGCACGAGGCCGACGACTTCGGGGCGCTGCCCGCGCAGTACAATTCGATCGAATATTCGATCATGACCTACAGCGGCTTCGTCGGCTCCGGCAATGCCTACTGGTATGAGCGCTACGGAGGGCCGCAAAGCTTCATGATGGCCGACATCGCCGCGTTGCAGGAGATGTACGGCGCCGACTTCACCACCAACAGCGGTAACACCGTCTACAAGTGGACACCGGGTAGCGGCGCCACGCTGGTGAACGGCGCGACCGCCATCGCCCCGGGCGCCAACCGGATTTTCGCGACAGTCTGGGATGGCGGCGGCACCGATACCTACGACCTCTCGGCCTACAAGACCGGGCTCAAGGTCGATTTGCGCCCCGGCCAGGCTTCAACCTTCAGTGCCGACCAGCTCGCTTATCTCGGCGGCGGCCCGAACGACGGCTTCGCACGCGGCAACATCTTCAATGCCCTGCTTTATCACGGCGACACGCGCTCGCTGATCGAAAACGTTCTGGGCGGATCGGCCAACGATTCGATCATCGGCAACCAGGCTGCCAACACGTTGCGCGGCAATGCCGGCAACGACGCACTGAGCGGCGACCGTGGCAACGACTTGCTCGACGGCGGCGTCGGCAATGACAGCCTTTATGGCGGCGCCGGCGCGGACAGGCTGACCGGCGGGACCGGAGCCGATCGGTTTCTCTTCAAGTCACTCGCGGAAACGACCGTCGCCACCACTGGCCGCGACACGATCTACGACTTCGTCGCCTCGCAATCGGACAGGCTCGACCTCTCGGCGATCGATGCCAATACTGCGGCGACGGGGAACCAGGCATTTGTCTTCGTCGGAACAGCCGCTTTCTCCGGCGGCAAGGGCGAGCTGCGCTACGACCGCGCGGCCTCCGACACCTATATCTACGGCGACGTCAACGGCGACAGGAAGGCGGATTTCGCCATCCACCTCGACGATGCCGTTGCCCTGCAGAAGGGTTACTTCATTCTCTGAGCGGCTAACCTCGCTCGATGAAGCGCCGACCGTAATTCAAAGTGCTACAGCGTCCTTTGCCCGTCTGGCACGACGCGCGGCGCTGTAGCCCACGCTGCCTCTCATCGCCCGTATGGCACTACAGCCGTAGCCATCCTGTCCGGCGTCCATGGCGGCTCGTAGGTCAACCGCACCTCTGCATATTCGACGCCGGGGACATACCAGACGCAGGTCTGCACCGCCTCCTTGAGAAAGGCCGTCGCCGGGCAGCCCTTTACCGTCGTCGTCATGGTGACGCGCACGACGCCGCCCTCCAGCACCTCGATGCCATAGATCAGGCCGAGGTCGACCACGTTCGATCCCAGTTCCGGATCGATGACGATCCGCAGCGCCTCGCGGATGCGCTCGACCAGTTCCTCCATATCAGGCGCCGACATGATGATCCGGCTTTCCGACGCGAATGAGGATGCGATAGATCTCGCCGGTCGCATCGAAGTTTCCGGCCCAGCGATGACCGCGCTTCGCGAGTTCGGGATAGAGAAACAGCGGCTCCCGCGCGAGCAGGGCAAAGAGCACTTCGCCGACTTCCATCTTCTCGAGCGCGGCGAGGACGCGCACCATCGGCTCCGGTGGATCGAGATCGGTCAGGTCGAGCTGGCGTGTCGGATCCGGCCATCCGTCCAGGTTCATGTCCCCGCCCGACACACGAATGTCGTCGACCTGCTCTTGCGGTCTGAACAGCACGGCCCAGTCGCCGTTTCCGAGGGCCTCCTCCTGGTGGGAAAACCCGCGCCCGGCCATGACGCTGAAAAGCGGCACCGGCCGGAACGAGGCGATGAGTCTCAAGGCCTGCCCGGGGACGAGGTTGTCGACGGCGTTCATGATCACCGGAAAGGGATCGCCGCCGCCGCGCAATATCGGCCGAACGTCAAGTTCATGGGGTTCTATGGTCATGGTTGTCTCCATAACTGGAAGGATGGCAGGAAGAGGTGCGGACGTTGAGCACCTGTCGGCAAGCGGAGGCTGGCTGGCACGTTCGAGAGCCGCCGTGCCCGGGTAAACTCAAGGACAAGCACCAAGATTGCGACCAATTGACAAAGGCTGGCAAGCCGGAAAAGCGGTTCCGCGCCGACAGAGAGACCGAGAGTCGCGATCAGCACCGATGCATAAAACGCGCGGAACCAACGGAGCGCCCGCATTTCGACGACCAGATCCTGCACGCGCGGCGTCGCGGTGCGGCCGAGTGCCGGACCATAGCATTCGAGCCAAGTCATGAAAGGGATGATCTTGTAGAGTTGCGCAAGGCCCATGCCCGTCAGCCAACCGAAAGCGACGAGATAAACGAGCGAGCCGATACCCTGTTCGATGCGGCCGGTCACGAGCAGTCCAACGAAAAGAACCATGGCGGCAGCAAGCGCGCCAAAGGCGCCGATGCTCGCGCGGATGTTGAGCTCGATTTCCCGCCTCCTCCGCTCCCTGTAGATCCGGAAGATGTCACTGGCATAGACCACGACCGCAAGCACGCCAAGAAAGGCCGCAAGGAGCAACAAAGCGAAACGGCCGACCGAGCCCGCCAGAATAAGCGGAATGCCACCGGCTACCAGGCCAAGCGCACCGCTGCCGGACAGCCAGACGATCCTGCTGCTGCGGCGCTCCCCATCCGGCGAAAGCATGAACATGGTCAGGAGACGATAGCTGACGCCCATCGTTGTAAAGGTCAGCCAGCCGCCGAGGCCGAGTACGGCATGGAGCGAGACCCCTTCCAATGTGAGAGCGATCGCAGCATCGGCTCCCGCCACGCCGCCGAGGACGAAGGCATAGGTTCCGCCGAGCAGCACCGTTACGACCAGCGCGCCGAGGCCGATGACGACGAACCGCGCGGTGAGCGGCAGCGGCCGCGCGCGCCATAACGTCGCCGCGAAGGCGAACCCGATCAAGGCAAAGCCGGCTATCGTCAGAACCGCCGCCACCGGCAGCACGATCGGCGGCAGATCGATACTGCCGGAAAGACCCACGAAACCGAGGACCAGGCCGGCGATGCCGGCTACGAGAAGCACGAGCGCAGGAAGGGCGAGATGGGTGCAGCAAAGCGGCCGTCCGACAAGGACCGGCACGAATTGCAGCAGCGCGCCCGCCATCAGCAGGCTCAACCAGCCGAGCGCGATCGTGTGAACCAGCGCCAGGGTTTCGGGCGCCTCCATCGCGGCGGCGGGATAGCCGTAGCCGAGGACCATCATCGTCTCGCCGATCACAAGAAAGGCGAGCGCGGCAGCGAAATAGGACATGGTCCAGCGAGAAAGCGTGGCCCCGAACATCTCGATTCACCTGGTTGACCGGATCACGCGAACCCATAGCGCCGCGCGTCATATCAGACGCGCAAAGGACGCTGCTGCATGTTTCTATCCCTAAATCGGCTACGACTTAAGAAACATGCAGTGGCGAGGTCACGTGACCGGTTCTGATAGGCAGGAGTGGAATGCGGCCGCCGCTCAATGCCCGCCGCAGCAGCAGTCGCAGCCGGAAGCCTCGTGACGCCCGATTTCGACGCGCCATACGTCGGGCCCCTGTTCCAGATACTCCCAAAAGAATTCGCCGGGATGTCTCGCTTCGAGCTGGTAGTGCAGCGGTCGCGGGTCGTGGTCATTGACGAGGATGAGGGAACCACCCGCGGCGAGAGCATTCAGCATGCCGAAAATTTTCGGGTGACGCTCCACCGGCGGAATGGTCCGGACGTCGATGAAGGGCTTTGATTCCGTTTCTGCAGTTGTCATGAGGGATCCGTTCGCCGCCGCCGACATTGTTCGCTTCTCAGGGGCAAGGCGGCGTGATCGCCCCGGATTTGAGAAAACTAGTCGGGCCGGCAACGCTGCATTTTGTCGAAGCGCAAACAAATTCCGGATTGAGCAACACGCCTACTGCAGCGTCGCGCGGGGGCAAAGGACGCTGTGCACTTCGGATCGCTGCACCGTTTTTCCTTAAATCGGCGACGAAGGAAACATGCAGTACTTGGCTTTTCGCAAAGAACGGGCCGGGATCGCATCCTAGAGTCGGGTCATGAATTCTTACATGACCATAGGAACCGCCATGCACGCCTCAATCCTGCAGAAATACGGCGAAATGCGCCTGCCGCGCTACACAAGCTATCCGACCGCCCCGCGTTTCGCGGACACGATCGATCACGAGACCTATTCCGAATGGTTGGCGGCGATACCACGCGAGCAAGACGTATCGCTCTATCTGCACATCCCCTTCTGCCGTTCGATGTGCTGGTATTGCGGGTGTCACACCACGATCACCCGGCAGGACGATCCGATCCTCGACTATCTCGCCGTCTTGAAGGACGAGATCCGGATGGTGGCGGACCGCACGCAGCAACCTCTTCCGATCGGCGAGGTGCACTTCGGCGGAGGCACGCCGACGATCATCGAGCCGGAAGAATTCCTTGCCCTGATGAACCTGTTGCGCGAGCAATTCTCCTTTGCCGGCTCAACCGGCATCGCGGTCGAGATCGATCCGCGCCGGCTGACGGTCGAGATGGCGGAGGCGCTCGGCGCCGGCGGCGTCACCCGCGCCAGCCTCGGCGTGCAGAGTTTCGATCCGGTCGTCCAGAAAGCCATCAACCGCATCCAGAGCGAGGCACAGACGGCCGACGCCGTGCATCATCTGCGCCGGTCCGGCGTCGAGAGCATCAATTTCGACCTGATCTACGGCTTGCCGCATCAGACCGTCGAGTCGTGCGTCGCGACCGCGCAGGCCGCCTTGGCGATGCGGCCGGAGCGTTTTGCCGTCTTCGGTTATGCGCACATCCCCTCCTTCAAGAAGCACCAGCGCATGATCGATGAGAACGCCCTGCCGGACGGTGCCGCCCGCAGTGCCCAGGCGATGGCCATCAGCGAGACTCTCGTCGCCGCCGGCTACCGGCAGATCGGCCTCGATCACTTCGCCCTGCCGCACGACGACCTCGTAAAAGCCCAGGATACCGGAAAGCTGCGGCGCAATTTTCAGGGTTACACGACCGACAACTGCGAGACGCTCATCGGTTTCGGCGCGTCCGCCATCGGCCGCTCGCAGGAAGGTTATGCGCAGAACGAAGTGGCGCCCGGCCTCTACGCCCGCCACATCGCGTCCGGCCGCCTGGCGACGGCGAAAGGATACCGCCTGACCGGCGAAGACCACATGCGGGCCGAGGTCATCGAACGGCTGATGTGCGACTTCAGCGCCGACGTCGCCGCGATCGCCGCGGCCCACGATTTCGACGCGCGTCCGCTTATCGACCAGAACGCCAAGCTCGCGGCACTTGCCGACGACGGCGTGGTTGACGTTGCCGGCGGCGTCATTCAGGTGCGGCAGGATCACCGTTTCGTCGTTCGTGCCGTCGCCGCCGCCTTCGACGCCTATCTCGAGCAGTCGCAAAGGACGCACAGCAAGGCTGCGTGAGGAAGGTTCGCGGCAGCAAAAGAAGAGGCCGGTGCGAACCCCGGCCCTTCACCAAATGTGGATCTTACGTTGATTTCCTGACGAACCGCTGCGGCGCAAAGGCTGAGGGTGTTTGTCTTGCTCAAGAAATCTGAAGTAGTGGAAAAATGCGTTTGCCTCACCCCAGGGTCTCAATAAAATGTGGGTCTTCATCCGCGCCGCGGCCTGACAGGCGAGACCTCACGGCCAGTCATGGAGGAGCGGGATGGCAGAACCGGGGAGCAATGCACCCCGAGGGCAAGCGGACTGCGCACTCGAGGTGTTCGCCGAGACAGTTATCATTCGTCGCGATCCAGCCGGCGGGCTCGACGCGTCCGTGATCGAGGAAATCGTACCACCAGGCGTGGCTGCACCGCTGCACCGCCATAGCCGGGAGGATGAAGTCTCCTATGTGATCGAGGGCACATTTCGAATCTGGCGTGGTGATGACGTGTTCGACATCGGTCCTGGCGGTATCGCACTGTTACCCCGCCATCAGGTCCACTCCTTCAAGAATATTGGCACCGCCCCCGGACGCCTCCTGACCGTCATTCTACCCGCAGGCTTTGAACGCTTTTTCGAGGTGGTTGCCCAGCTCGGTTTGGGAGACGAGAACCTGGACGAGATCGCGACCGTCGCGGCGGACCAATTTGGACTCGAGATAATGGGTCCGCCGCCGGACTGAGGTGCGGTCCATGGCGAAGGCCTGTGGCTGTTGCACAGACATTCAACCACGAAACCACATCTCAGTTAGGGCTGGGCTGGGCTGCGGTGCGGACCGGGCCATTCCGTGGCTCCTCCGTCGCCCCTATCCGGCGAGCCCGCGATAGATGGCGGGGAGTGCGGCCGGTAGCCGGGCAATGTTGCCGACCATGGCATAGCCGTTCTGGCCGAACATCGTCGGCACATAGGATCGCGCCTCGCGGTCGACCGTGACGGCAAATGTGCTGATCCCGCTTCGACGCGCCTCCGACACGGCACGCCGGCTGTCTTCCAGCGCGAAGCGCCCCTCGTAGTGGTCGACGTCGTTCGGCTTGCCGTCGGTTAGCACCAGAAGCAGTTTCTTGCGATTTGGCTGCTTGTGGAGTTCGGCCGAGGCATGCCGGATCGCGGCGCCGATGCGGGTGTAATAGCCGGGCTTGAGCGCGGCGATCCGCGCCTCGACGAGACCGCTCATCGGCTCATCGAAAGCTTTGACGGTTTCCACCCGCACCCAGTCGCGCCGGCGCGAC
The genomic region above belongs to Sinorhizobium mexicanum and contains:
- a CDS encoding NnrS family protein, whose protein sequence is MFHMRSKSPPRGGIPRGLATTGPVLFSYGFRPFFLGAGLWAIGAMAAWIAALTSGIDIAGSYGAAHWHAHEMLFGFSSAVLAGFLLTAVPNWTGRLPVSGLPLAGLFGLWLAGRLALLATDLLGLTLAAVIEALFLPTLLAICAREVIAGRKWKDLKVVGGLVLLSCANVHFHLAVLTEANVDTAARLAIGAYVMLIMIVGGRILPSFTRNWLNKLDRTDFPTPYNRFDMVAILAGIAALASWVLAPEHLLTAAIATVASLLHIARLFRWRGWTTYPEKLLVVLHVAYAFVPLGFAGIAAGALGALGEYPVMHILTVGVIACMMLAVMTRASRGHTGRPLTSSPITNASYAAIIGAALLRPFAEVVPSYYHVLAAISGALWIGAFMLFCLEYGPMLVLNRRSPRGAA
- a CDS encoding M10 family metallopeptidase, with amino-acid sequence MSGTAKSIKIVKPSGNSLIDGVLSNVAWNGTITYAFPTATSSYSYSGEKNSGFAAVSAAQKNAALFAMEQSFGSAANDGFSVEGFTNASLALGSANNATVRFAQSKVPSTAYAYYPGSNAEAGDVWFGTAYAGTVNDYRTPVAGNYAWHTLLHELGHALGLSHGHEADDFGALPAQYNSIEYSIMTYSGFVGSGNAYWYERYGGPQSFMMADIAALQEMYGADFTTNSGNTVYKWTPGSGATLVNGATAIAPGANRIFATVWDGGGTDTYDLSAYKTGLKVDLRPGQASTFSADQLAYLGGGPNDGFARGNIFNALLYHGDTRSLIENVLGGSANDSIIGNQAANTLRGNAGNDALSGDRGNDLLDGGVGNDSLYGGAGADRLTGGTGADRFLFKSLAETTVATTGRDTIYDFVASQSDRLDLSAIDANTAATGNQAFVFVGTAAFSGGKGELRYDRAASDTYIYGDVNGDRKADFAIHLDDAVALQKGYFIL
- a CDS encoding metal-sulfur cluster assembly factor, yielding MSAPDMEELVERIREALRIVIDPELGSNVVDLGLIYGIEVLEGGVVRVTMTTTVKGCPATAFLKEAVQTCVWYVPGVEYAEVRLTYEPPWTPDRMATAVVPYGR
- a CDS encoding DUF2249 domain-containing protein — its product is MTIEPHELDVRPILRGGGDPFPVIMNAVDNLVPGQALRLIASFRPVPLFSVMAGRGFSHQEEALGNGDWAVLFRPQEQVDDIRVSGGDMNLDGWPDPTRQLDLTDLDPPEPMVRVLAALEKMEVGEVLFALLAREPLFLYPELAKRGHRWAGNFDATGEIYRILIRVGKPDHHVGA
- a CDS encoding DUF2249 domain-containing protein, which translates into the protein MTTAETESKPFIDVRTIPPVERHPKIFGMLNALAAGGSLILVNDHDPRPLHYQLEARHPGEFFWEYLEQGPDVWRVEIGRHEASGCDCCCGGH
- the hemN gene encoding oxygen-independent coproporphyrinogen III oxidase, whose translation is MHASILQKYGEMRLPRYTSYPTAPRFADTIDHETYSEWLAAIPREQDVSLYLHIPFCRSMCWYCGCHTTITRQDDPILDYLAVLKDEIRMVADRTQQPLPIGEVHFGGGTPTIIEPEEFLALMNLLREQFSFAGSTGIAVEIDPRRLTVEMAEALGAGGVTRASLGVQSFDPVVQKAINRIQSEAQTADAVHHLRRSGVESINFDLIYGLPHQTVESCVATAQAALAMRPERFAVFGYAHIPSFKKHQRMIDENALPDGAARSAQAMAISETLVAAGYRQIGLDHFALPHDDLVKAQDTGKLRRNFQGYTTDNCETLIGFGASAIGRSQEGYAQNEVAPGLYARHIASGRLATAKGYRLTGEDHMRAEVIERLMCDFSADVAAIAAAHDFDARPLIDQNAKLAALADDGVVDVAGGVIQVRQDHRFVVRAVAAAFDAYLEQSQRTHSKAA
- a CDS encoding cupin domain-containing protein, which produces MAEPGSNAPRGQADCALEVFAETVIIRRDPAGGLDASVIEEIVPPGVAAPLHRHSREDEVSYVIEGTFRIWRGDDVFDIGPGGIALLPRHQVHSFKNIGTAPGRLLTVILPAGFERFFEVVAQLGLGDENLDEIATVAADQFGLEIMGPPPD